The Lolium rigidum isolate FL_2022 chromosome 1, APGP_CSIRO_Lrig_0.1, whole genome shotgun sequence region CTGGTGTAGCTATGTGTAGGTGAGGGAGggggcaccccccccccccaccccacccaGGTTTCGAAGATTATCGAAAGAATTTTTTTGTAGAGACTAAGATGGAAAAACTGGTGTCTTTTTGCCCGCCCTCCCCATCCTCCATGGATCTTGGGCAAGCTCCGCACTGCTCGAGGTGGACCCGAGATCGTTACAATCTGGACATGGGCCAATTTTATAGCACAATCTTTAAATTGACTCTGTCTAAACTTGCTCAAATTTTATATAAATTAAGCTAAGTTGAACATATATAACTCACTTGAACTCAACTCCTTTGCAGCACGGGCTGTATAAAGTTAGGAGTCGAGCCCGATTGTCTTTTGCTCCTAGACTGTTGTTTAGCAATCCTGCCGAGCAAGGCCAAATAGAATGGTAGGGTTTCATGTCAAAGGATAAATAAATTACCCTGATATGTAAAGAACTGAAGAGTACGTTAAAAAACATTGACCAAAGGGGACGGAACGGCTTCAGCCGCCGCCTCCAGAGAAAAAgccctagccgcctccacttcgcctcctccatagatcggttccccctcctccggccggcttcgccggcgtcaggaggaatggggaacccgatctatgcgtagagtttttaataaaagtagtctttacagtagtctatgttagggttttggtcgccgttttcttgttggtttccccgcaatggagatggcatcgtctgcaataagtgatctttggcctttcgttcgacgacgagatcttcttcctggcgtcaatggtggtgttgaaagattacaattatctaggtatgggtgttcagatcttgcttcgccagatcgatcttggatcttttctcatggttgccgcgaggaggattatcctcgcagtttttgtcccgattgctacgtcctcgacaatggtgattcgggcTCTCCATCAAGGCAGATCGGTTTTTATttcctgacatactggtgttggtactcttgccgatgttgattgactactttaatggttgtgtgcgtgcacgcagccttggcattgtggctcaaattaaaattatgggagaaccttcgttggtatttacaggtttATGGTTTGTTATCAATATTTGGCTGCCTTCAggaaagtacaagattatgtcttggaagaagaaagagtttgaagacctcgaagatttgctagtatcttttagactttattttgtaatcgctggagacagcttgtgtatctctaccatgtactatttattattatgaatatatgtggtattgattgtaaaaaaaaaaaaaaaaaaaaaaaactgaagagTACGTATTCTGGTCTCCGTGTGCGAACCGAGAAGGCGTAATCTAGGGAGGCAGATGTTGCAGCCGATCTCGGCTAGCTCTTGGCGTGGCGTGATGACTCGGCGCCGGCGAAGCGATATGCACATGACGCCACGCCACGCCGGAATCCCACCTGCAGCGTGCTTGGCCACTCTACCTGCTCCTCTCCCACCGGTAAGCTCCAGCTTCTTCTCTGCCCTGTTCCGATCACTTAATTCCTGCGTTCCGCGAGATGGGCAACGGAAAAATTGGGGGTTAGGTGTTGGATTTTTGGCGAATCTCGATCCCTTTTCCCACTTGCTGATGACTTTAGTTCTGACACTTCGCTTGTGTTTTGTGCAGCGAACAGTCCAGGGTCGACTAACTAGTGCTTGAGAGCAGCAGCGAGGATGGGATTGGGCGGTGTTGGCTGGAGGAGAGTTGGTTCCAAGGTGCAGCAGAGATGGGGCTGGGAGAACTGCCTCCGGCTCCGGGGCTTCTCTTCTGCTGCGCTTCCGTCTCACATGGAGGTTCTTCCTCTGTTTTATCATACGCATCCTGCGTGCCTTCTTTCTTGCGGTATCTCTGGCTGTGTCAAACTGTCGACTGAAAATCTGAGCAGAGCTTACTTAAAATGGAAGAAGGAGCTGTGATCTTCTTTATTAATAAATGCATCTTTCTGATTTAAGATAGGCGCCAACATTGCAGAGTGTTGGGTTCATCGGGCTCGGAAATATGGGCTCCCATATGGCAAGGAACCTGATAAATGCTGGATACAGGGTGTCTGTTCATGATGTGTAAGCCCCTGCGTACCTACTTTCTCAATTTTGTGAACGAAGAATCCCTCTGTTTAGTCCTTGATCAAAATTCCTCTTGTTTAGTCTAATGCATTGCCCTATGCTTGCATTCGAAGTTCAAAATATTATTAGACCATCCAACAAACACTGAACCTTTTGATATTCAGCAACAAGAATGCCATGAAGAAATTCTCAGACGATGGAATACCCACAAAACGGTCTCCACTTGAAGTTTCTGAGTCAAGCGATGTCGTAATTACCATGCTTCCTTCATCTGCTCATGTAAGTTGGTTACACGATGAGGTCACCATCCTGAATCAGGATATGAAAAAAGTATATCCTTTTTAAGCAGAACTATAAATTGATTAGTATTCAAGGGAATGCACTGATGCACAATTACTGCAACTCAAAAGTCTCAAATCAAATTGAACTCCTTTGACAAAtcaaatgtttattgttcatcgGTTCTTTTCAGGTATTAGAAGTATACAGTGGAGGGAATGGCTTGCTCGGTAACGGGGGACGCCTTGGACCATGGCTATACATAGATTCATCTACGGTTGATCCACATACATCAAGAAAGATATCCATGGACATTTCAAGATGCGgtttaaaagaaaagaaaggttaTGACCTGCCATCACAGAAAACTACAATCTACAATGAGTTTATATAAACTTGAATACTTTTCTCTACATGCGGAGAAGATGAAACCAACTGCTAGCTtcctttctttatttttttcccctggcaacaattagtatttcAAATATCTCTAAACATTGGAGTTATATTCATGTGTGCCTTTTCTGTGTCTTCAGGCTATGCTGAAAAGCCGATGATGCTGGATGCTCCTGTGTCCGGAGGTGTTCCTGCAGCAGAAGCCGGGACACTGACTTTCATGGTATAATTCCTTACCTCTCACAACTTATTCTTACTACCAGGAAAATACTGAGACTTTGTTGGATCAAACAATTATATTAGATAGAAGGGCTCGAGTCTTACTTTGGTCCAAAGGAATGATATATAGGTGGGTGGTTTAGAGGAAGCATATGTAGCAGCGAAGCCGTTACTTCTCGCAATGGGGAAAAAGCTTATCTACTGTGGTGGGGCTGGAAACGGCTCGGTGAGTTTGATTTAGTCCAGCTCTTCACTGAgttttatttattcaattcttcATGCACAGATGATTCTAACTCACTTTGATATATGGATTTTTAAGGCTGCAAAGATCTGTAACAACATGGCTATGGCTATCAGCATGCTTGGGGTCTCTGAGGCTTTTGCTCTTGGTCAAAATCTTGGGATCAAAGCAAGTACTCTCACAGACATATTTAATTGCTCTAGCGCTCGCTGCTGGAGTAGGTATTGTCCTTCTCACCTATTCTATTGTAGTATGAGACGCAGTAATGTGACCTCTGCTTCTTCAAAGATTATATTGTGGTGATGGACTATAATATCATGTTGAGGTGTAATGAACCGTAGAAAGTAGTTTTCTCATCCTCAGCTCATGACTTATAAGGTGCATTATCTGAAGTTTATAACTGTGTACTCTCTTTTTACGGATAATTTCAACAGTGACACATATAACCCAGTTCCTGGAGTAATGGAAGGTGTGCCTTCATCGAGGAATTATGATGGTGGTTTCACCTCCAAACTAATGGTATGATTCGAAAATGTTCTGCTTGTCGAATTCTGTTTGTAAGTGGGTTGATTCGTAAGAAGGCATTCACATCAATGTGTTCTATAGTTTGTTCTTTacaaaagaagaacaaaaaaaaagttagCTATCTGAACTATCATATTGAACATGACTCGTACTTCATCATTTACATCCCTCTGCAGGCTAAAGATCTGGATCTGGCAATGGCCTCTGCATCTGGTGTTGGCTACAAATGTCCCATGGGCTCTGAAGCACTTGATATGTAAGACTATTGACAAAAAACATTACCAAAAAATTCAGAGAACCTCACAGTTCCCTCTTGCATGGCTAAGCACTACTCTCTGCAGTTACCGGAAGCTATGTGAGGAGGGCTGCGATGCCAAAGACTTCTCATGCGCATTCCGCCACTACTACACCGGAAAGGATGAAAAGTGATCTTGCAGTTATGCCAGCCAGCTTGTCACCTGATGAAATAAAACGATAATAATGTTCTTAAATTGATTGAACTAAAAGTGCTAAACAGTGAGCAGGCAAGGCTGGACTCCCCTGGGTGTACAGTGTAGTTAGTTGGGTTTGCTTCTGGGCGACCAGTTTGCAGAACCTTCTCTGTTTTCGCAATAAATTGGTACCGGACTGCATTTCTTGCTCCGTTTCTGTCTGCTTGGAATTCTGTGTTCATAAAGTTCACACACACTTTGCGAAAAGATGAAACTATAGGTAGGATTTTGCGGTACATTGTTCTTTTGTTCACTACTTGAAACAGCAAAAAGAACTGCAAAAACAAATAGCTGAAAGTTTAACGTGAAATACGGTAAATATGGCCTTTAGCTAGCTGAAAGTTTAACATGAATAAAAAATGTCCTAGAAAATATTTTCGGATCAAGCCCTTTTTGCTCCATGCCCTACACCGGGGAGTTGAGATTGCACAACACAGCCCCACGAGTAGGCATTGAGCTCCCGAGATGATTTTGGTAGTCGAAATTTGACGCGGGCAGGATCAACACCCTGAACCGGGGCGGTGAGATGCTCAACGCCACAAACTGAGGTCGCAAGGATCAACAACATGCTTGGCGATGTTGAGCTTAGGCATCTCGACGTCCCGATTCAGGGTCTTCACATCGTACCAAATCATCTTTGATCCTCGACGCATTGAACTGTGGCGTTGAGCTGTGCAACCTCAACGTGCCGGTGTAGAGCGCTGAGGGAAAGGGGCGGTTTTGAATTTATTTTCTAGTACTGTTTATTTTTGGCTGAAATTTCCGATGAGGGTTAGATTTGTGTCTTTTTCACGACTCTGCTTGGTGATCGTGCGCGCCCCACTACCTCTCCGGGCGCAAATGTCTTTCTCTTGGCTCACCGCCCCTTCATCCTTTACCGCCATGTCTCATTGGGATGCCCATCCATAATAAGTGCCGGTGTTACCCGTTTGGTGTTGGTGAACCCTCGAAAGTAGCTATCTCATGTCATCCTCGCCCTTGTACTTCCTCCTCCACATCCacatttcttttcctttcttacAAGGAATTGGCACAAGTACTGCCTTTCAGTTAGAAGACATAGAGTTTTACGGTTAATTAGTGAAAACTGAACTAACCATGTACATAGTAACATAGGGCATGGAGCCCTACCGGTCGACGAACAGGCGGTAATAACCATAGAAAAATGCACCATCAAAACACACCAAAATAGACGTTCTGGAAGAAAACCATCGACAGCCCCAGAGAAGCACTAAAGCGTAATAGACTGGCCAAATTATTTGTATATTATTGTGTCATGCAAATAAACATATTCTTCATGAAATTTATACGTATTTACCTAGTTGTAATTTTTCAGGACTTCATAAAAGTACAAAATATATTAATTTAATTTGTTAAACCAGCTACTGTTCAATTACgtcatctcatagtaatcatggaGAACGAGAATTGTGTGTACGCAAAAGCTGACCTAAGAGTACCTCCAACAACTCCCGAAAAACACccaaaatttaaataataaccAACTTTTACGTTTAGGTCAACCAAAATATCCAAATCAATCCCTCAAACCTGAAAAATGAATTCAGTGTCCATGTTAAAACACCCCTCATATctcatattttttgtttttgggACAATACTCCCTTCGTTCCAAAACAACAATGCTATACTTATGGGCAAATTGATACGTCAATTACTTACGACCTGAGGTGTCAATCATGCAATGGTTACATGAGATCTTTCCGAAACTGTCACAGGAATCACTTCGAATTACTTGAGCCCGCATTGTGCTCGTATGAATTACGTAGCAGTTTGCATGTAAATCTAGAATTATTGGTCCCGAAATAGAATGCATATGTCAAAGTTAAACTTTTTAAATTTGACCAAATATGTATATATAGAAAAAAGTACTATCAAAATTTATAATCTCAAAGAAGCTCACCAAATCGACATCTACGCATGTTGGAGAGTTTTAAGAAGACCAATGCTAGAACCATCATGAATTATACTTTTATTTTGTGTGCATTTGGCATTGCATTTTCTttatacttggccaaattttaaaaGATTTGACTTTAACAACAAACTACTTTTTtaacaattgtttagttgctcacCACGTGTAACAACAAACTACTTATACTAATGTAGTGGTAGAAATTCCAGTAACAAATGGACATAACCCTTTTATCTCGACTTCAAAAGCAGTTTATTAAAGGGACATGGTATACAAAACCCCATGTCAAACATTAGTGAAATAAGACAGATTTGGCTGGAATTCTATTCTGGCTCATAGGTGTAGAATGCAACCATTGCCCAAAAAGTATATTTTAAAAACCGCAGGTGTACATTTGGACATTCTATATCTGCACACCAAATCTCGCGAAAAATGATATCTTCTGTGACTATTGTAAAAAAACGGTGCTCTACACAcgacataaaaatatatttttccaCAAAATTTTGTGTGCGAGCATAGCATGTCCGGATATACATCTAGATTTTATTTCCACAatgttttaacattttgaaatacaaaaaaataaactTTTCATAATAGGTGTATTTGGTCCTATAAGACAAAACACGACCAgatttttggcatgctaaaatcCTTTTCTCAGCAAAAAAGTCAATGTTGATTTATATTGAACTCTGAGctttaggatggagggagtatcctGAACTGAACCCATCTGAACCTTGGCGCGGGGAACTTTCAGCTCTGAAGTCTCCCGTCCTCCAGCCACCGCCACCGTCCGAGTTCGATTCCGACcatccgaccgccgccgccgctgccgccgctgccgctccagtTTTCGGGGAAATTTCGGCCAATTTGGAGCTCGCACGGACGAGGCGACCTCGAGTGGAGCAGGTGATTTTGACAGGTGGGGCAGCCCTTCTCTGCTCGAGATCTAACTCCCCGCGACCTCAGCCGTCACCGGAGAAGGGACAACGAGATGCACGGCCAGCCTCGGCGGcccaagaagccggaggacggcgcggcggcggcggcgaaggccgCCAAGCTCCGGGACCTCCAGGCCCAGGTCCTCCACAACCACCACACCTCCACGTAAGCCTCGTCCTGTTCCTTCCTCTACGCCCCCCGCCTCGCGACCTCCCGAGATCGAACTCTAACCAGCAGCTAGGGCCGATTAGATCCTCTTCTACGCCGCTGTAGCTTCGATCGGATCCTCGTGGCAGCTCTTGTACATCTCGCCCTCGTTCCCTCATCAAAATGCAGCAGAAGATACTAAAAATTCAGTCTTTCCCGCAGTCGTGCTTACTAACGCAGTGAATCTGGGTCTTCTGCAGGTACACCGAGGAGGCGCTCGGGCTGAGCTTCAAGCTCCTCGAGATCAACCCGGAGgcctacacggcgtggaactacCGGAAGCTCGCGCTGCGGCACAACCTCAAGGAGCTCTCGGAACCGGAGGCTATCAAGTCCGTTGTCGATGGCGAGCTAAGAGTGGTAGGTTCGATCCATCATGCATGCATTGGAGGATTGCTCTATGCTCTTCCTTTTTTGCAAGAAATCAATTTCGCACGTGGTGGTCGATTGCTTGATTGATCCTCAATTTGGAATTTTGATGAAGGTGGAGGCTGCGTTGAGGGCGAACCCAAAGTCCTACGGAGCGTGGTATCACCGTAAGTGGCTGCTGAATCAGAGGCTTACCCCGGTGGATTCCAAGCGTGAATTTGGCCTCCTGGATAAGCTATTGAAGGTGGATGCGAGGAATTTTCACGGATGGAACTACCGCAGGTAGGATTTGTATTTATTGCATCTCAAAAGGAAAGATTTGTCTTTATTGGAAACTAGAGGATCGAGATGGTGTTTGGACTGATTTCCACCCTGCGCAGGTTCCTTGCAAAATTTATGGGGGTGCCAGAAGAGGATGAGCTTAAGTACACAATGGTTAAGATCTGTGACAACTTCAGTAATTACTCAGCATGGCATAATCGCAGGTACGTAATTGTTAATGGACGTCAGTTCTAAATGCTCTTCCTACATTTC contains the following coding sequences:
- the LOC124684457 gene encoding probable 3-hydroxyisobutyrate dehydrogenase, mitochondrial isoform X1, whose product is MGLGGVGWRRVGSKVQQRWGWENCLRLRGFSSAALPSHMEAPTLQSVGFIGLGNMGSHMARNLINAGYRVSVHDVNKNAMKKFSDDGIPTKRSPLEVSESSDVVITMLPSSAHVLEVYSGGNGLLGNGGRLGPWLYIDSSTVDPHTSRKISMDISRCGLKEKKGYAEKPMMLDAPVSGGVPAAEAGTLTFMVGGLEEAYVAAKPLLLAMGKKLIYCGGAGNGSAAKICNNMAMAISMLGVSEAFALGQNLGIKASTLTDIFNCSSARCWSSDTYNPVPGVMEGVPSSRNYDGGFTSKLMAKDLDLAMASASGVGYKCPMGSEALDIYRKLCEEGCDAKDFSCAFRHYYTGKDEK
- the LOC124684457 gene encoding probable 3-hydroxyisobutyrate dehydrogenase, mitochondrial isoform X2, producing the protein MGLGGVGWRRVGSKVQQRWGWENCLRLRGFSSAALPSHMESVGFIGLGNMGSHMARNLINAGYRVSVHDVNKNAMKKFSDDGIPTKRSPLEVSESSDVVITMLPSSAHVLEVYSGGNGLLGNGGRLGPWLYIDSSTVDPHTSRKISMDISRCGLKEKKGYAEKPMMLDAPVSGGVPAAEAGTLTFMVGGLEEAYVAAKPLLLAMGKKLIYCGGAGNGSAAKICNNMAMAISMLGVSEAFALGQNLGIKASTLTDIFNCSSARCWSSDTYNPVPGVMEGVPSSRNYDGGFTSKLMAKDLDLAMASASGVGYKCPMGSEALDIYRKLCEEGCDAKDFSCAFRHYYTGKDEK